TACGATCCGGAGGAAGACGCTTATAATTATTCATATCTACGTAAATACTATATAGAGAATCCTATTCGCCTCGGAGGCTTCGAGAGAGAAGTTGTCTTTGCTGTGAATCCCAGTCTAGATGCATCTAGTGTACAGGATGTACTTGAGCTTATCGGTTCAGGGAAGGCTAGAATTGTGAATAGAAATGCTGGTAGTGGTACAAGACTATACCTTGACTTACTCCTAGAAAAAAACGGAATAGAGAGATCCCGAGTTATGGGTTATGACAATGTCAAGTTTACGCACGAAGAAGTCGCCCGTGAAATAGCTTCAGGCAGAGTTGACGCTGGAATAACCATTAGATACTATAGCGAGCTTTACGGCTTGAAAGGTATTAATATTAAATGGGAGAAATACGAGTGCTTTACAACAAGTGAGAGGAGAGGTTCTGAAGGAGTGAAAGCCTTCTATGAAACCCTCAATTCCGATTTGACAAACGAGTTAATCGGGAAACTACCTGGTTACAAGCAGATATAGTGGAAAATTAGTTAGACTCTTCTCTAGACCCCCCGAGTAATTGGCGTTCAATCAGTGTCTTCATTTTGCATTCCTGGCAAAGCCATAGTTGCTCGAGAACCCATTCGTCAACTCCTGATTCCTTGAGTTTTCTCTCCAGTGCAAGTAAATGCTTTTTCGATCCTATTGGTTTCCCACAGCGTTTACATTTTGCTATTTCATCTCTTGCTAATATGTGCGCCTCTTCTTTCAGTATATCCCTATTAAACTCATAGTCTAGCTTTAAAGCATCATATGGGCATGTTTTTTCGCATATCCCGCATGCCGTACATCTATCCGGGTGAAAAATTAACTGAGTTTCATCTCCATCATTTACTCTTTCAAGCGCCCTGAAAGGGCATAGATTAGAGCAAGCATCACATACCAAGCATTTTTCATCATCGACCTTCACAAGGCCTACAACAGGATCTGTAAACTTTACTCTTTCAACCCCTAATGCAGACAAGATCTTATAGGCGTCTGTTTTTTCCTTAACAACAGAATAATCCTCTTCCAAAATCTTTATAGTAGGAGGCTTGCTCAGCGCCTCAGCTAACTCACTTGGTTGTATCAGTATTTTTGGCAAGGTTCCTAGCGGTTCCATGTTCCTTAGCCTCGGCTCAAACATCTCCCTACTCCCACAAGAGTTTATCTCTTCCCCACTACAGTATACCAATACTTGGAATCCCTTAGAGGCTGAAGCCAGTATATGATAGTCTGAGAACCAGCCTGGACACTCAACGTTAACGAAAACAGTTGGGTAACTGACTCTTATTTCTTGCTTACTTAGCTTAGCAAGTAAATCATTACACACACCAACAACATAACCCGGTTGTGAGGAGTACCTCCGAATTATCGAAAGAAGGTAGGTTAGAGATTCTATGTTCCATTGAGGCATAAGTATTAATCCAAACGGGCATGATCCCGTGCATAACCCGCATCCCGTGCATTTATCCAGATTAACTTGCGGGGGTTTCCCTGAAAGGGCTTCGAAGGGGCATGTTTCTACACATGCATTACAATATTTCCATGATTTACAGGTTTCTGGCTGTATTAACATGGGAGCAGGATAGTAGTCAAATAATGACTTAAACGGGGATGTCAGCATTGCTCTTCTATCCACCGTCTTTGTTGGCCTAATTTTATAGAGGGCTTTCTGCGCCATGAAGGATAATAGGGCAGAGTGTTTCGCATGAACAAGGTGGCGTGGATCTATACCTGGTATATAATTAAATTCCAGTGTATCCAGAGGATGATATAGATAAAAGTTCGATCCCTTTTTCTCTATCTCCTTACGGATATTAGGATAGTTTTCCCATGCCCTAGAGTATAATCCTAGAACAGGCTGATCCTTAGTTGCATTTGATATTATAGAGTCCTCTAACTCATCCTCACTATCATAAATGAGGGTGTATACGTTTAATTGCCCGATTTCTTCTATTACCTTCTTAGTCGTTATTACAACCAATATTAATCACACCTAGATGCGTCTATGTGATAGGAATATTAATCCATTCTCTATAGATTCCACAGGGTAGAACCCCGGGCTTACACCGGATTCTCCATTTAAGCATCCTTGTTCTGATCCTGAAGGACGATAGGTTCAGGGGATATAACTTCAGTCGGCACTGGTATCCCATCATTTCCGCGTCTTTTG
This sequence is a window from Candidatus Tiamatella incendiivivens. Protein-coding genes within it:
- a CDS encoding 4Fe-4S binding protein, producing the protein MVVITTKKVIEEIGQLNVYTLIYDSEDELEDSIISNATKDQPVLGLYSRAWENYPNIRKEIEKKGSNFYLYHPLDTLEFNYIPGIDPRHLVHAKHSALLSFMAQKALYKIRPTKTVDRRAMLTSPFKSLFDYYPAPMLIQPETCKSWKYCNACVETCPFEALSGKPPQVNLDKCTGCGLCTGSCPFGLILMPQWNIESLTYLLSIIRRYSSQPGYVVGVCNDLLAKLSKQEIRVSYPTVFVNVECPGWFSDYHILASASKGFQVLVYCSGEEINSCGSREMFEPRLRNMEPLGTLPKILIQPSELAEALSKPPTIKILEEDYSVVKEKTDAYKILSALGVERVKFTDPVVGLVKVDDEKCLVCDACSNLCPFRALERVNDGDETQLIFHPDRCTACGICEKTCPYDALKLDYEFNRDILKEEAHILARDEIAKCKRCGKPIGSKKHLLALERKLKESGVDEWVLEQLWLCQECKMKTLIERQLLGGSREESN
- a CDS encoding LysR family transcriptional regulator, with amino-acid sequence MKNPRIRYDIIVEVDGKEVLDSLTSKLLLGVKNKGSLLKASQSLGVPYSKAWDMLNRAERVLGERLLEAWKGGGGRGGARLTQVAEELLNAYLAGEKKLIECLGPLFPRSSAQVEPSLIVAYSHDHIIEILVERVRGKLPVEGVCSGSLRALAMLSLGESDVSCMHLYDPEEDAYNYSYLRKYYIENPIRLGGFEREVVFAVNPSLDASSVQDVLELIGSGKARIVNRNAGSGTRLYLDLLLEKNGIERSRVMGYDNVKFTHEEVAREIASGRVDAGITIRYYSELYGLKGINIKWEKYECFTTSERRGSEGVKAFYETLNSDLTNELIGKLPGYKQI